One Chthoniobacterales bacterium genomic region harbors:
- a CDS encoding DUF1573 domain-containing protein, protein MNGKKTLLVGLFSLAIAAAAQASLSWEKTELELKPALGAATAVGVFKYENKGDKPVHFNAVRPSCGCTTAALAKNDVAPGEKGEITATFNIGDRTGLQQKTITVETDDAQAPTTVLTLKAMITSVLDLDPPNVAWQAGEAAKAKTILAKAGKDVTVKNIEVTSSSTEFTTKVEPGSGPGEFKINVQPKETDKALNATLTVKPDAAVTPAKVFYASARVLPPTTAPAAPPAKP, encoded by the coding sequence ATGAACGGCAAAAAGACTTTACTCGTCGGTCTCTTTTCTCTTGCGATCGCTGCTGCTGCGCAGGCGTCGTTGTCCTGGGAAAAGACCGAGCTGGAACTGAAACCGGCGCTCGGCGCTGCGACCGCGGTCGGCGTTTTCAAATACGAAAACAAAGGCGACAAACCGGTCCATTTTAATGCGGTGCGCCCATCGTGCGGCTGCACCACGGCGGCACTGGCCAAGAATGATGTGGCGCCTGGGGAAAAGGGTGAAATCACCGCGACCTTCAATATCGGCGATCGCACTGGTTTGCAGCAGAAGACGATCACCGTTGAAACGGATGATGCCCAGGCTCCGACGACCGTGCTGACCCTCAAAGCAATGATCACTTCGGTCCTCGACCTCGATCCACCAAACGTCGCCTGGCAGGCGGGCGAAGCTGCCAAAGCCAAAACGATTCTCGCCAAGGCCGGTAAGGATGTGACCGTCAAGAATATCGAGGTCACATCTTCGAGCACGGAATTTACCACGAAGGTGGAACCCGGCTCCGGGCCCGGCGAATTCAAGATCAACGTCCAGCCGAAAGAGACCGACAAGGCCCTCAACGCCACCTTGACGGTCAAGCCCGATGCCGCGGTCACTCCGGCGAAAGTTTTCTACGCGTCCGCGCGCGTGTTGCCTCCGACGACTGCCCCTGCGGCCCCTCCTGCCAAGCCTTAG
- a CDS encoding rhodanese-like domain-containing protein, producing MKALFRQSAVLVALALLPAVVEAVYLRDKIPWNARVAESDLVDVATAQGWGANVIWIDARPADEFERDHIPGAVSLNEDRWSEGLARFLGNEWLPEKKIVVYCSAASCNLAEDVARRLRKEAKLPNEIRILKGGWEAWQAKK from the coding sequence GTGAAAGCACTGTTCCGGCAGAGCGCGGTGCTCGTGGCCCTCGCCCTGTTGCCGGCTGTTGTCGAGGCGGTTTACCTGCGGGACAAAATTCCGTGGAACGCACGCGTCGCGGAGTCTGATTTGGTCGACGTCGCGACGGCGCAAGGTTGGGGCGCCAACGTCATCTGGATCGATGCGCGGCCAGCGGATGAATTCGAGCGCGACCACATTCCCGGCGCGGTTTCGCTCAATGAAGATCGCTGGAGCGAAGGGCTGGCTCGATTCCTTGGGAACGAGTGGCTTCCGGAAAAAAAGATCGTGGTCTATTGCAGTGCCGCTAGCTGCAACCTCGCGGAAGACGTGGCGCGACGGCTTCGGAAAGAAGCCAAACTGCCTAACGAGATCCGGATTCTCAAGGGCGGCTGGGAAGCGTGGCAGGCGAAAAAATGA
- a CDS encoding MauE/DoxX family redox-associated membrane protein — MKRVVAILIGGLFVYAGIVKVIDPVEFARDIDNYKMLPWSSSVWLALYLPWLEILCGLALITRVLYRGSVFMVTGLMSLFIVASIVAKARGLDVSCGCFGHASTYLSFSWHLALDFLVLGGLLFLWKRPLPATS; from the coding sequence ATGAAACGGGTCGTGGCTATTCTGATCGGTGGGCTGTTCGTTTATGCCGGGATCGTCAAGGTCATCGATCCAGTCGAGTTCGCGCGGGATATCGACAACTACAAGATGCTGCCCTGGTCGAGCAGTGTCTGGCTCGCGCTCTATCTTCCGTGGCTCGAAATCTTGTGCGGGCTCGCCTTAATCACGCGCGTTCTTTATCGCGGCAGCGTTTTCATGGTGACGGGCCTGATGTCTCTCTTTATCGTTGCCAGTATCGTTGCTAAAGCGCGTGGACTAGACGTGAGCTGCGGGTGCTTCGGGCATGCGAGCACCTATCTCAGTTTCTCGTGGCATCTTGCCCTCGATTTTCTCGTTCTCGGGGGATTGTTGTTCCTGTGGAAACGTCCATTGCCGGCGACCAGTTGA
- the guaA gene encoding glutamine-hydrolyzing GMP synthase, protein MKTAAPSAHSKILLLDFGSQYTQVIARRIRECQVYSEIVRFNIPAEEVAALQPKGIVLSGGPASVYDERAPLPDPKIFSLGIPVLGICYGMQLMAHHLGGQVEFSERREYGAGMLQILDGSRLFDGVGEQIDIWCSHADKVTAMPPGFRSSARTENAPFAAMEDTDRKLYALQFHPEVAHTPRGKEIIQNFVFHICGCAMDWTMGSFIEEACDRVRRQVGDQKVVLGLSGGVDSSVVAALLHKAIGDQLTCIFVNNGLLRSREEEIVQRVFEENFHIRLKYVDAAGRFLKLLEGVTDPETKRKIIGREFVKVFEEATEELLAEDAADGSGGHGGYHFLAQGTLYPDVIESVAIGGNPAHVIKSHHNVGGLPEKMHFELVEPVRQLFKDEVRQAGLQLGLPKEIVYRQPFPGPGLAVRILGEVTPERLRILRDADTIVTSEMEAADWYYKVWQSFAVLLPVQSVGVMGDQRTYENTIALRIVESQDGMTADWVRVPYELLARISNRIVNEVKGVNRVCYDISTKPPSTIEWE, encoded by the coding sequence GTGAAGACCGCTGCTCCGTCCGCCCATTCCAAGATTCTCCTTCTCGATTTCGGGTCGCAATACACCCAGGTGATCGCCCGGCGGATTCGCGAATGCCAGGTCTATTCGGAAATCGTTCGCTTCAACATCCCGGCCGAGGAAGTGGCAGCCCTCCAGCCGAAGGGGATCGTGCTTTCCGGAGGTCCGGCGAGCGTTTACGACGAACGGGCGCCCCTGCCCGACCCCAAGATCTTTTCGCTCGGCATTCCGGTTTTGGGGATTTGCTACGGAATGCAATTGATGGCGCATCATCTCGGCGGCCAGGTAGAATTCAGCGAGCGACGCGAATACGGCGCGGGAATGTTGCAGATCCTTGACGGATCGCGGCTCTTCGACGGAGTGGGTGAACAAATCGACATCTGGTGCAGCCACGCCGACAAAGTGACCGCGATGCCTCCCGGGTTTCGCAGCTCCGCCCGGACGGAAAACGCGCCCTTTGCCGCGATGGAAGATACGGACCGCAAATTGTACGCGCTCCAATTCCATCCGGAGGTCGCGCACACGCCGCGCGGAAAAGAAATCATCCAGAATTTCGTCTTTCACATTTGCGGCTGCGCCATGGACTGGACGATGGGCTCGTTTATCGAGGAAGCCTGCGATCGGGTCCGCCGGCAGGTGGGCGACCAGAAAGTGGTGCTCGGCCTGAGCGGCGGGGTTGATTCCTCCGTGGTCGCGGCGCTCCTGCACAAAGCGATCGGCGACCAGCTCACCTGCATTTTCGTTAACAACGGGCTACTCCGCTCGCGAGAGGAAGAAATTGTCCAGCGCGTTTTCGAGGAAAATTTTCATATCCGGCTGAAGTACGTCGACGCGGCTGGGCGTTTCCTGAAACTCTTGGAAGGCGTGACCGATCCGGAGACGAAACGCAAAATAATCGGGCGCGAATTCGTCAAGGTCTTCGAAGAGGCGACCGAGGAATTGCTCGCGGAAGATGCCGCCGATGGTTCGGGCGGGCACGGCGGCTACCATTTCCTCGCGCAGGGAACGCTCTATCCGGACGTGATCGAAAGCGTGGCCATTGGCGGCAACCCGGCGCACGTGATCAAGAGTCATCACAACGTCGGCGGATTGCCGGAAAAGATGCATTTCGAGCTGGTCGAGCCGGTCCGGCAATTATTTAAGGATGAAGTCCGGCAGGCGGGACTGCAATTGGGCCTGCCGAAGGAGATTGTCTACCGGCAGCCATTTCCCGGCCCGGGCCTGGCGGTGCGAATTCTTGGGGAAGTGACGCCGGAGCGCCTCCGGATTTTGCGGGATGCCGACACGATCGTCACGAGCGAGATGGAAGCGGCGGACTGGTATTACAAAGTCTGGCAATCGTTCGCGGTCCTCCTGCCGGTGCAATCGGTGGGGGTAATGGGCGACCAGCGCACCTATGAAAACACGATCGCGTTGCGCATCGTGGAGAGCCAGGACGGGATGACCGCCGACTGGGTTCGCGTGCCTTACGAATTGCTGGCGCGGATCAGCAACCGGATCGTGAACGAAGTCAAAGGCGTGAACCGCGTCTGCTACGACATTTCCACGAAGCCCCCGAGCACAATCGAGTGGGAGTGA
- the aat gene encoding leucyl/phenylalanyl-tRNA--protein transferase, with amino-acid sequence MIDPEVLLQGYRLGVFPMAMEDGEIGWFSPDPRAILPLEEFHVPHTLQRIKRKKTFEIRVDASFTEVMRQCAHRDETWINAEIIESYTRLHRLGHAHSVEAWQDGQLAGGLYGVSIGGAFFGESMFHQVRDASKIALLALVERLRERKFLLLDTQWTTPHLRQFGAVEIPRAEYLHLLATAVNLPRSFL; translated from the coding sequence ATGATTGATCCCGAAGTCTTGCTCCAGGGATACCGGCTGGGCGTTTTCCCCATGGCGATGGAGGACGGCGAGATTGGGTGGTTTTCGCCCGACCCGCGCGCGATCCTGCCGCTGGAGGAATTTCACGTCCCTCATACCCTCCAGCGGATCAAGCGGAAGAAAACTTTCGAGATCCGGGTCGACGCTTCCTTCACCGAAGTGATGCGTCAATGCGCGCACCGCGACGAAACCTGGATCAACGCTGAGATCATTGAGAGTTACACGCGACTCCATCGGCTGGGACATGCTCATTCCGTTGAGGCGTGGCAAGATGGCCAGCTCGCCGGCGGCCTCTACGGGGTGTCGATCGGCGGCGCGTTTTTCGGCGAGTCGATGTTCCATCAGGTCCGCGATGCCTCGAAGATTGCTCTCCTGGCCCTCGTGGAACGGTTGCGAGAGCGGAAGTTTCTCCTTTTGGACACTCAATGGACCACGCCGCACCTGCGCCAGTTCGGCGCCGTTGAAATCCCGCGCGCTGAATATCTGCACCTCCTTGCGACCGCCGTAAATCTCCCGCGCAGTTTTTTGTAG